In the genome of Marispirochaeta sp., one region contains:
- a CDS encoding sugar ABC transporter substrate-binding protein, translating into MMRKSILVVFLLISAAVTAFGTGQAEEAGPPTVAFSPGDMANPSQAFAAKMFQKHANEFGFKVIILDGKGDAQVQSQTVTNAIAQDVEAIYVNPNDVNAIIPCLQQAKQAGLIVGMFSSDVPAASARVRDFFVGVNDLMAGETAAQAFFDAFPNGAKVVEIGGQAGHDAQIKRHDGFNKAIEGTNIELLEYQATQQWATDQAMAIAEDMITKYGEEIDGIFCHWDNGVTGVANAVEAANLDKELFVVGVDGNRAGFQQVMDGIQDVTVMQNFETQAIKTLELTKKLLEGGTVDEINYVALDVVTPDNIDDFTLPEW; encoded by the coding sequence ATGATGCGGAAATCAATTTTAGTTGTCTTTTTACTTATTTCTGCTGCTGTTACGGCATTTGGAACTGGACAAGCAGAGGAAGCAGGGCCACCGACGGTGGCATTTTCACCAGGTGATATGGCAAACCCGTCTCAGGCGTTTGCTGCAAAAATGTTCCAGAAACATGCTAATGAGTTTGGTTTTAAAGTGATCATCCTTGATGGAAAAGGGGATGCACAGGTTCAGTCACAGACAGTAACTAATGCAATTGCACAGGATGTAGAGGCAATCTATGTAAATCCCAATGATGTGAATGCTATTATCCCCTGTCTTCAGCAGGCAAAACAGGCGGGACTTATTGTCGGAATGTTTTCTTCTGACGTACCTGCAGCAAGTGCAAGAGTCAGAGATTTCTTTGTAGGAGTCAATGACCTTATGGCTGGCGAAACTGCTGCCCAGGCGTTTTTTGATGCTTTCCCCAATGGTGCAAAAGTTGTAGAGATTGGTGGACAGGCTGGTCATGATGCACAGATTAAGCGTCATGACGGGTTCAACAAAGCGATTGAAGGAACAAATATCGAACTTCTTGAATACCAGGCAACACAGCAGTGGGCAACTGATCAGGCAATGGCAATTGCAGAGGACATGATTACGAAGTACGGTGAAGAAATTGACGGAATCTTCTGTCACTGGGACAACGGTGTTACAGGTGTAGCAAATGCAGTTGAGGCTGCTAATCTGGATAAAGAATTGTTTGTAGTTGGAGTTGACGGTAACAGAGCTGGCTTCCAGCAGGTTATGGACGGTATTCAGGATGTAACTGTTATGCAAAACTTTGAGACTCAAGCAATTAAGACCCTTGAACTGACAAAGAAACTGCTTGAAGGTGGCACGGTTGATGAGATCAACTATGTTGCCCTTGATGTGGTAACCCCTGATAATATTGATGATTTTACCCTTCCTGAGTGGTAG
- a CDS encoding sugar ABC transporter ATP-binding protein, producing the protein MMKQEGKIILTMSGVEKSFPGIKALDDVSIEVERGSVHGIVGENGAGKSTLMKILSGVYAKDKGTIIFDGETIESTTPHEAMERGLSIIYQELNLVNTMTVGENIFLGRFAEVGGMKGTHQKAREVLDRIGSKIGTWSYVQNLSVSHKQMVEIAKALSFNSKLIIMDEPSSSLTHDEMRELVEIIHQLKSQGISVIYISHKLDEIFEFCDMVTVMRDGQVVGTNAVKDFTRREMVSMMVGRSIENEFPERPRTAEGPLMEVKGLRTRKLHDISFTLKKGEILGLVGLVGAGRTEIVRALFGADKIKAGTIAINGEQVPIRNPRDAMKHGICLVPEDRKQQGLILPFSVENNISIACLKELYRFGILDKIKERQIAQKYIKKLRIKTPTTRTAVESLSGGNQQKCIIGRWLELSPRILIMDEPTKGIDVGAKYEIYLLMKQIVESGGSIILISSELPEVINMSNRVLTVCEGQITGEFDPEKTSVNEIMDKALDFAEEQGAMA; encoded by the coding sequence ATGATGAAACAAGAGGGCAAAATCATACTGACGATGTCGGGGGTGGAGAAATCCTTTCCGGGAATCAAGGCGCTTGACGATGTAAGTATAGAAGTAGAACGCGGCTCGGTCCATGGTATTGTTGGGGAAAATGGAGCGGGCAAATCAACGTTGATGAAGATTCTCTCCGGTGTCTATGCCAAGGACAAAGGAACAATAATCTTCGACGGAGAAACGATTGAATCCACAACCCCGCACGAAGCTATGGAGCGGGGATTGAGTATAATCTACCAGGAACTCAACCTTGTAAACACCATGACTGTCGGGGAGAATATTTTTCTTGGGCGGTTTGCAGAGGTGGGAGGCATGAAAGGAACCCATCAGAAAGCCCGTGAAGTACTCGATAGAATTGGATCAAAGATCGGCACCTGGTCATATGTGCAGAATCTGAGCGTGTCGCATAAACAGATGGTTGAGATTGCTAAAGCGCTCTCATTCAACTCCAAACTCATCATCATGGATGAGCCGAGCAGCAGTCTGACCCATGATGAGATGAGAGAATTAGTAGAGATCATTCATCAGCTGAAAAGCCAGGGGATCTCGGTCATATACATCAGTCATAAGCTTGATGAGATTTTTGAATTCTGCGATATGGTGACGGTGATGCGTGATGGGCAGGTAGTTGGGACAAATGCAGTGAAGGATTTCACCAGGAGAGAGATGGTCTCCATGATGGTGGGCCGCTCGATAGAAAATGAGTTTCCTGAGCGTCCAAGAACTGCCGAGGGCCCGCTGATGGAGGTCAAGGGGCTTCGGACGAGGAAGCTGCATGATATCTCGTTCACCCTGAAAAAAGGGGAGATACTCGGGCTTGTTGGTCTTGTGGGAGCTGGACGGACTGAGATAGTCAGGGCTTTGTTTGGAGCCGATAAGATCAAGGCAGGTACAATAGCCATTAATGGGGAGCAGGTACCAATACGGAATCCCCGAGATGCAATGAAGCATGGAATCTGTCTTGTTCCGGAGGATAGAAAGCAGCAAGGGCTTATTCTGCCGTTTTCTGTAGAGAACAACATTTCAATAGCCTGTCTGAAGGAACTCTACAGGTTTGGGATTCTGGACAAAATCAAGGAAAGACAGATAGCACAGAAGTATATTAAAAAGCTTCGGATAAAAACCCCGACGACACGGACTGCTGTTGAAAGTCTGTCTGGAGGTAACCAGCAGAAATGCATCATTGGTCGTTGGCTGGAACTCTCACCAAGGATTTTGATCATGGATGAGCCGACGAAGGGCATTGATGTGGGAGCAAAATATGAGATTTATCTGTTGATGAAACAGATTGTTGAAAGCGGCGGATCAATAATCCTGATCTCATCAGAGCTTCCGGAAGTAATCAATATGAGTAACCGTGTGCTGACAGTCTGCGAAGGGCAGATCACTGGAGAATTTGATCCGGAGAAAACGAGTGTGAATGAGATCATGGATAAAGCGCTTGATTTTGCTGAAGAACAAGGAGCGATGGCATGA
- a CDS encoding Gfo/Idh/MocA family oxidoreductase produces the protein MRKELRIAVLGYGMIGRLHSLSYNEIPFIYGGSIPRPRLHTIMTSRKESAEAAQAEAGFEKAVTDIEEVMNDPEIDVVDVALPNGMHRDAVERAIAAGKHVYCEKPLAGTIEDARAISSAVNEAADRVQFGMVFQYRFLPALIRAKQLIDERKIGKVFTFRAEYLHSGYQDPQRPLSWRMKKEEGGSGALGDLGSHLIDLVRFLLGEFSAVQGNLETFIPQRPVAKGDSNMGQVTVDDVAWMQARMINGAVGSLEMSRFATGTLDDLRIWIYGERGSLHFSLMDPSFLYFFDQTRKGGDYGGTQGWQRIDSVSFYPGAKTPPYRAPIGWIRSHVENQYQFLKAVSEHRQPSPGICDGLNTQFVIDAVEKSAEHSGTWFDVETE, from the coding sequence ATGAGAAAAGAGCTCCGTATCGCGGTTCTTGGATACGGTATGATAGGAAGACTCCACAGCCTTAGCTACAACGAAATACCTTTTATCTACGGGGGTTCAATTCCCAGGCCGAGACTGCACACAATCATGACATCGAGAAAAGAATCTGCAGAAGCCGCGCAGGCCGAGGCCGGGTTTGAGAAAGCTGTCACAGATATAGAGGAGGTCATGAATGATCCCGAAATTGATGTCGTTGACGTAGCATTGCCCAACGGGATGCACCGTGATGCAGTTGAACGTGCAATTGCTGCCGGGAAACATGTGTATTGTGAAAAACCACTTGCCGGAACAATTGAAGATGCACGTGCAATCTCATCAGCGGTGAATGAGGCAGCTGACCGTGTCCAATTTGGTATGGTATTCCAGTACAGATTTTTACCTGCACTCATTCGTGCAAAACAGCTTATTGACGAAAGAAAGATTGGAAAGGTTTTCACCTTTCGAGCAGAATATCTTCACTCTGGTTACCAGGACCCCCAGCGTCCATTGAGCTGGCGCATGAAAAAAGAAGAGGGCGGCTCTGGTGCATTAGGAGATCTCGGAAGTCACTTAATAGATCTTGTCAGGTTCCTTCTTGGTGAGTTTTCAGCAGTGCAGGGAAATCTTGAGACCTTCATTCCCCAGCGGCCAGTAGCCAAGGGGGATTCAAACATGGGGCAGGTAACGGTGGATGATGTGGCCTGGATGCAGGCTCGTATGATAAACGGAGCTGTTGGAAGTTTGGAAATGTCCCGATTTGCCACAGGAACTCTTGATGACCTTCGTATCTGGATCTATGGAGAACGCGGCTCTTTGCATTTTAGTCTGATGGATCCCAGTTTTCTCTACTTCTTTGATCAGACCCGGAAAGGAGGAGACTATGGAGGAACACAAGGGTGGCAGCGTATTGATTCAGTTAGTTTTTATCCAGGTGCAAAAACCCCGCCTTATAGGGCTCCCATCGGGTGGATTAGAAGCCATGTCGAAAATCAGTATCAATTTCTTAAAGCGGTAAGTGAACACCGTCAACCATCACCGGGAATATGTGACGGTTTGAATACTCAGTTTGTTATTGATGCCGTTGAGAAATCTGCTGAACATAGCGGTACTTGGTTTGATGTAGAAACTGAATAA
- a CDS encoding ROK family protein: MLALISLEVHRQNCLISLRRLDIKSLLCGVDLGGTKVVCALVTRKGEIVARNEIRGHKALTADQTVHAVSSHIEQLLSEANISKEEIQGIGVGACGHVNHDTGIVITNSQLRDFRSYPLAQKLSEAVGLDVVIDNDANAQAYAEYLFGSAQGFFTAAFVTVSTGIGAGYVINGRLFRGSSGIAGEVGHTIINPHSTIRCGCGNYGCLFAHAAGQSLPQVVGQKLLQPGVETHIEFSKLDDLEINGELIGKGFEEGDPLCTEIVMEYADYLGIGLQNLFQMIDPDVIVIGGGLTNWGERYLDRIRTRFYRTAGRMLSHPLEIRLAKLLANAAVIGAAALVMEPK, encoded by the coding sequence ATGCTGGCGCTAATATCATTGGAGGTCCATAGACAAAACTGTCTAATTTCATTAAGGAGGCTTGATATCAAATCGTTACTATGCGGTGTGGACCTTGGTGGAACCAAGGTGGTATGTGCTCTGGTGACCAGAAAAGGTGAGATTGTTGCCAGAAACGAAATTCGCGGACATAAAGCTTTGACAGCTGATCAGACTGTTCATGCTGTAAGCTCTCATATTGAACAACTTCTAAGTGAAGCCAATATCTCAAAAGAAGAGATCCAAGGAATAGGGGTTGGTGCTTGTGGTCATGTGAATCATGACACTGGAATCGTCATCACCAATTCACAGCTGAGAGATTTTCGTAGTTACCCGCTTGCGCAGAAACTGTCAGAGGCTGTCGGTTTGGATGTAGTCATTGATAATGATGCTAATGCGCAGGCTTATGCTGAATATCTTTTTGGCAGTGCGCAGGGGTTTTTTACGGCTGCATTTGTTACTGTCAGCACTGGAATCGGAGCCGGATATGTTATAAACGGGCGTCTTTTTCGAGGCAGTTCCGGTATCGCAGGTGAGGTTGGCCATACAATTATTAATCCCCACAGTACGATACGTTGCGGCTGTGGCAATTATGGATGTCTCTTTGCTCATGCTGCAGGTCAATCCCTTCCTCAGGTAGTCGGTCAGAAACTTCTTCAGCCTGGGGTAGAGACACATATAGAATTCAGCAAGCTTGATGATTTGGAAATCAATGGAGAGCTTATTGGAAAGGGTTTCGAGGAGGGTGATCCGCTTTGTACAGAAATAGTGATGGAGTATGCAGATTATCTCGGCATAGGATTGCAGAATCTCTTCCAGATGATAGACCCCGACGTCATAGTCATAGGCGGGGGGCTTACAAATTGGGGTGAAAGATATCTTGATCGCATCCGAACTCGTTTCTATAGGACTGCGGGTCGCATGCTGTCTCATCCTTTGGAGATACGGCTGGCAAAACTACTTGCCAATGCGGCTGTTATCGGGGCAGCAGCTCTCGTAATGGAGCCGAAATAG
- a CDS encoding ABC transporter permease → MKKQGIARRFGATVVNYKAFFAVLVMLIMMLFFNTRFYTAFNILDMLNSASILMIVSFGLTLVILAGAIDLSVGGSLVLGGILTIQALSVMPMWMAILFGSFSGAAIGLINGYIIVYQKTEPLIVTLGTSIVITGVAQQLTDAHPISAEGVDFMMIANGKLFGIIPNLVVIMLVVFVLFYALLRFTQFGRNIYAIGGDYEVAEYSGLDVKKIKAATYVLAGLAAAFAGVLLSSKLNSASSIYGDQTALTVISGIVVGGTSLAGGVGGVGRSLVGLLVFTVMENAMNMLHIDAYVQQIIRGVVIVAILALDSYDRKRKREDV, encoded by the coding sequence ATGAAAAAACAAGGAATAGCAAGAAGATTTGGAGCGACGGTTGTCAATTACAAGGCATTCTTTGCCGTACTTGTGATGCTGATCATGATGCTGTTTTTCAATACACGATTTTACACGGCATTCAATATTCTGGATATGCTCAATTCCGCCTCGATTCTGATGATTGTTTCATTCGGACTGACCCTTGTTATACTTGCAGGAGCAATTGACTTGTCGGTTGGCGGGAGTCTGGTACTCGGAGGAATCCTGACTATCCAGGCGTTGAGTGTTATGCCGATGTGGATGGCGATACTATTTGGATCATTTTCAGGTGCGGCCATTGGGCTCATAAATGGATATATCATTGTGTATCAGAAGACCGAACCGCTGATAGTGACGTTGGGAACGAGCATAGTGATAACTGGTGTAGCCCAACAGCTGACCGATGCGCATCCGATATCAGCTGAAGGTGTTGATTTCATGATGATAGCCAATGGGAAGCTGTTTGGCATCATTCCGAATCTGGTAGTGATCATGCTTGTGGTGTTTGTGCTGTTTTATGCGCTGCTTCGCTTTACTCAGTTTGGACGGAACATCTATGCGATCGGCGGAGACTATGAGGTGGCTGAGTATTCAGGACTTGATGTGAAGAAGATCAAGGCTGCCACGTATGTGCTTGCCGGTCTTGCAGCCGCCTTTGCCGGAGTGCTGCTTTCTTCAAAGCTGAATTCTGCATCCTCTATTTACGGGGATCAGACAGCCTTGACAGTGATCAGTGGAATTGTAGTCGGCGGAACGTCTCTGGCTGGAGGAGTCGGAGGGGTAGGCAGGAGTCTTGTGGGACTGCTGGTATTTACAGTCATGGAGAATGCAATGAACATGCTCCATATTGATGCGTATGTGCAGCAGATTATTCGCGGGGTGGTAATCGTTGCTATTCTGGCTCTCGACAGCTACGATCGAAAACGCAAGAGAGAAGATGTCTAA
- a CDS encoding glycyl-radical enzyme activating protein: MTDVGYKASAERGLVFDVKRFALHDGCGIRTSAFLKGCPLRCPWCQNPEGISIHRQVWFDHNKCIRCGRCAQACDNGAVTLHPDSEYFVSVDQEKCRECGYECVRVCPTGALSFDSGFYTVKKLADLLERDQVFYKASGGGMTLSGGDPLFQAEFTLAVFTECKNRGLHTAIETELATSIHKLEQFVPVVDLFLTDLKIWDNKKHLETVGVENKIIKENIQYLSEQEVELIVRMPLIPEITTTEENISSIARFIADLPGNVPFELINFNPLASGKYRMLQKRYTFESYTSPYPPEEYWKFAQIAIDAGANIIGGP, from the coding sequence TTGACAGATGTAGGTTATAAGGCATCGGCTGAACGCGGACTTGTGTTTGATGTAAAAAGATTTGCGCTGCACGACGGCTGTGGGATAAGAACATCAGCCTTTCTCAAAGGCTGTCCGCTCAGGTGCCCTTGGTGCCAGAATCCAGAAGGAATATCAATACACAGACAGGTGTGGTTTGATCATAACAAATGTATCCGTTGCGGCAGATGTGCTCAAGCCTGTGATAATGGAGCAGTAACGCTGCATCCGGATAGTGAGTATTTTGTGTCTGTTGACCAGGAGAAATGCCGAGAGTGTGGCTATGAATGTGTTCGGGTGTGTCCCACTGGTGCGCTATCTTTTGACAGCGGGTTTTATACAGTCAAAAAACTGGCAGATCTGCTTGAACGAGACCAAGTTTTCTATAAAGCTTCTGGAGGAGGAATGACTCTTTCAGGGGGTGACCCGCTGTTTCAGGCAGAATTTACTCTGGCGGTTTTTACTGAGTGTAAGAACAGAGGCTTGCATACGGCTATAGAAACAGAACTCGCGACATCTATACACAAGCTTGAACAGTTTGTCCCTGTAGTTGATTTGTTTCTGACAGATTTGAAAATCTGGGATAACAAAAAGCATTTGGAAACAGTGGGCGTTGAAAACAAGATAATCAAGGAGAATATCCAGTATCTATCCGAGCAGGAGGTTGAGTTGATTGTGCGTATGCCGCTTATCCCTGAGATAACTACTACAGAAGAGAATATTTCATCTATTGCCAGGTTCATAGCTGATCTTCCTGGTAATGTGCCGTTTGAGCTTATTAATTTTAATCCTCTTGCGTCCGGGAAATACAGGATGCTTCAAAAAAGGTATACATTTGAATCCTATACTTCTCCCTATCCTCCGGAAGAGTATTGGAAATTTGCCCAGATAGCTATAGATGCTGGCGCTAATATCATTGGAGGTCCATAG
- a CDS encoding ABC transporter permease has product MSGAIKRAAREYLVLILVFVLVLITAILEPKFLSSGNLTNIMRQFGPLIMVAMGMTFVIIGGYIDLSVAGIMSLVAVVTLSLIESLGQGPALLVGLLLGTAAGFLNSLVITRSGAMTQAEGLFISYGMSVLYGGAALLYTGGVTNHLSYLDVDYSMFTSIGSGTVGIFSVSFLIFLGLIAVLYFFQNYTYVGRAISLTGGNKTAANLTGINVNRTIMIIWTISGFMAAVAAIVLFSRVTTASPVLGKGFDLNAILAVVVGGTSLQGGKGSVARTVLGAMLVILLANSMNLLGVTVYMQNVMKGVLLVLAIWLDNLKARR; this is encoded by the coding sequence ATGAGTGGAGCAATAAAACGGGCAGCTCGGGAATATCTTGTGCTGATTCTGGTGTTCGTTCTGGTGTTGATTACAGCCATTTTGGAGCCGAAGTTTTTAAGCAGCGGGAACCTGACAAATATTATGCGGCAGTTCGGACCGCTGATTATGGTAGCAATGGGAATGACCTTTGTTATTATCGGCGGATATATAGATTTGTCGGTAGCAGGGATCATGTCCTTAGTGGCAGTAGTGACACTGTCACTTATTGAATCGCTGGGGCAGGGGCCTGCACTGCTGGTAGGGTTGCTGTTGGGAACTGCTGCAGGGTTTCTTAACAGCCTGGTGATCACCAGAAGCGGTGCGATGACGCAGGCGGAGGGATTGTTCATATCCTATGGAATGAGTGTGCTCTATGGGGGAGCGGCACTTCTGTACACTGGGGGAGTGACCAATCACCTCTCTTATCTTGATGTTGATTACTCGATGTTTACCTCTATAGGTTCGGGGACAGTAGGCATATTTTCCGTTTCATTTCTGATTTTTCTCGGTCTTATAGCTGTCCTGTATTTTTTTCAGAACTACACGTATGTGGGCAGGGCAATCAGCCTGACCGGCGGCAACAAGACTGCGGCAAACTTAACCGGAATCAATGTAAACAGAACAATTATGATTATCTGGACGATATCAGGATTTATGGCGGCTGTGGCCGCGATTGTACTGTTTTCGAGAGTCACAACTGCTTCTCCGGTACTTGGCAAGGGGTTTGATCTCAATGCGATACTTGCAGTTGTAGTGGGAGGAACCTCGCTTCAGGGCGGAAAGGGCAGTGTAGCCCGAACGGTACTGGGAGCGATGCTGGTCATACTGCTGGCAAACAGCATGAACTTGCTGGGAGTGACGGTATACATGCAGAACGTGATGAAAGGGGTGCTCCTTGTTCTCGCGATTTGGCTCGATAATCTCAAGGCAAGAAGGTAG
- a CDS encoding GMC family oxidoreductase: MSKNTDFDLIVIGAGLGGSAITWALRNSNLRIAVLDRGGPLKQEAENWDPDEVLKKRRYDTTEVWYDEQDQPFTPRVYYNYGGSSKFFGGSAFRLRERDFISHRFPDGETIDWPITYNILSPYYDIAEKQMHVHGSAHADPSEPPRGKYPHSPLEHEKSIEWLSQRIEMQGLHPFALPSAVHQGDGGHCQKGSPCDGFPCKIRAKFDGENAFLRPALRENKTISMFPHTRVLQILHNSNGTRVTVVKAVNTQGEQISLSAGIVVLCAGAVQSAALLLASVSERYPHGLGNASDQVGRNFMSHNNTVLMALSPFRKNPTWFQKTMAFNDFYADGGNVQMRGKILHQNLERSGTFLMRKFSRFIAERSFDFWVMSEDLPDEQNRVELRDDGSIRLSRKLNNLKTHKQFVKQIKRILHKAGLPIIIERPPSPSAIQHQVGTLRMGDNPETSVVAPDGRTHELENLYVADASIFPSSAAVNPSLTIAANALRVADSILKTYSKS, encoded by the coding sequence ATGAGTAAAAACACCGATTTTGATCTGATAGTCATAGGGGCAGGATTGGGCGGCAGTGCTATTACGTGGGCACTGCGCAACTCAAACCTGAGGATTGCCGTCTTAGATCGAGGGGGCCCACTTAAGCAGGAAGCTGAGAACTGGGACCCGGATGAGGTGTTGAAAAAAAGACGGTACGATACGACAGAGGTGTGGTATGACGAACAAGATCAGCCGTTTACTCCCCGCGTCTATTACAATTATGGAGGCAGTAGTAAATTTTTCGGCGGTTCAGCCTTTAGGCTTCGCGAACGGGATTTCATTTCACACCGATTCCCAGACGGTGAAACTATTGATTGGCCAATAACCTATAATATACTCTCCCCATATTATGATATCGCTGAGAAACAAATGCATGTACATGGGTCTGCTCACGCTGACCCTTCTGAACCCCCTAGGGGGAAATATCCCCATAGCCCCTTAGAACATGAGAAATCTATTGAATGGCTCTCTCAAAGAATAGAGATGCAGGGACTGCATCCTTTTGCTCTGCCAAGTGCAGTCCATCAAGGAGACGGCGGACACTGTCAGAAAGGCAGCCCCTGTGACGGATTCCCCTGCAAAATACGGGCAAAATTTGATGGTGAAAATGCGTTCCTCCGACCAGCCCTCAGGGAAAATAAAACCATTTCCATGTTTCCACACACTCGGGTATTGCAGATTCTCCATAACAGCAATGGAACACGTGTTACTGTTGTAAAAGCTGTGAACACCCAAGGTGAACAGATATCTTTATCTGCTGGGATTGTTGTTCTCTGCGCCGGAGCTGTGCAATCTGCAGCATTGCTTCTTGCTTCTGTAAGTGAGCGTTACCCTCACGGACTTGGCAATGCCTCAGATCAAGTCGGTCGTAATTTCATGTCACATAACAACACGGTTCTCATGGCCCTATCGCCGTTCAGAAAAAATCCAACATGGTTTCAGAAGACCATGGCATTCAATGATTTCTACGCTGACGGCGGAAATGTACAAATGAGAGGAAAGATACTGCATCAGAATCTGGAGCGCAGCGGCACCTTCTTGATGAGAAAATTCTCTCGTTTTATTGCTGAACGAAGTTTTGATTTCTGGGTAATGAGCGAAGATCTACCTGATGAACAAAATAGAGTTGAACTTCGCGATGACGGATCCATACGATTAAGCCGAAAACTGAATAACCTGAAAACACATAAGCAATTTGTCAAACAAATAAAAAGAATCCTACATAAAGCAGGCCTGCCGATAATTATAGAACGCCCGCCATCACCGTCTGCTATTCAGCATCAGGTGGGAACTCTCCGTATGGGAGATAATCCTGAAACTTCGGTCGTGGCTCCTGATGGGCGGACTCATGAGTTAGAGAATCTCTATGTAGCGGATGCAAGCATTTTCCCCTCATCTGCCGCAGTAAATCCATCCCTGACAATCGCTGCAAACGCTCTGCGAGTTGCAGACTCAATTCTCAAGACCTATAGTAAATCCTAA